One window of the bacterium genome contains the following:
- a CDS encoding hydantoinase B/oxoprolinase family protein: protein MTAVVDPITLEVVDNALYSMEKEMEATIVRTAMSIVIRDIYDFGISTLDAGGRLVHGLPMSGTLIREVFPLDEIHEGDVFVFNDPYLSRGEMTHLGDTQLCRPVFAGGRLIAFAAVWGHHMDIGGISVSGLPATSREIFHEGIQIPPVKLYERDILNDAVLKIMARNSRTPEMMIGDTLAMAAACTITEKRLHELVDKFGLDTVLACFDTYAARAHEAMGRLIAGLPDRRVAFEDFLDDDGVREGALRLCVALEKRGDRLHLDYTGTAGQAEGAINLILNPNRVTLEMWRYLLNWIGPQLGMDAEASPNYGVFDLVDVTIPHPSLLSPAYPAAVGARHLTSSMIYRDTFRGLMSQLFPGSVPACSNGVIPTYMFRGTHPVTGKGYVSMECIAGGGGGRPDADGIDALCPNANLIIAPVEFLETTYPLLVEQTALRRDTAGPGRFRGGAGVIRSFELRAPEAYLSWLDDRQTHPAWGLDGGRPGVPGDAYLVRGGRTFRLPTKYDNLRLEQGDRIVVRTGGGGGNGCPWERSPALVARDVLRGFVSVAKAQEEYGVVFLGDELRVDDAATEARRRELARRPVERVDRGTVLGGPPPGRLLEVDGIPERP, encoded by the coding sequence ATGACCGCCGTGGTGGATCCGATCACCCTCGAGGTGGTGGACAACGCCCTGTACTCCATGGAGAAAGAGATGGAAGCGACGATCGTCAGGACGGCGATGTCGATCGTGATTCGCGACATCTACGACTTCGGGATCTCCACGCTGGACGCCGGAGGGCGGCTGGTCCACGGGCTTCCGATGTCGGGGACGCTGATCCGCGAGGTGTTTCCGCTCGACGAGATCCACGAGGGCGACGTGTTCGTGTTCAACGACCCGTACCTCTCGCGGGGGGAGATGACCCATCTCGGCGACACCCAATTGTGCCGCCCCGTGTTCGCGGGCGGGCGGCTGATCGCGTTCGCCGCGGTGTGGGGTCACCACATGGACATCGGCGGGATCTCGGTGTCGGGGTTGCCGGCGACGTCGCGCGAGATCTTCCATGAGGGGATCCAGATCCCGCCGGTCAAGCTGTACGAGCGAGACATCCTCAACGACGCCGTCCTGAAGATCATGGCCCGCAACTCGCGCACACCGGAGATGATGATCGGCGACACACTCGCGATGGCGGCGGCGTGCACGATCACGGAGAAGCGCCTGCACGAGCTCGTGGACAAGTTCGGGTTGGACACGGTGCTCGCGTGCTTCGACACGTACGCCGCGCGGGCGCACGAGGCGATGGGCCGGCTGATCGCGGGGTTGCCCGATCGCCGGGTCGCGTTCGAGGACTTTTTGGATGACGATGGGGTGCGCGAGGGCGCGCTCCGGCTGTGCGTCGCGCTCGAGAAGCGCGGGGATCGGCTGCACCTCGACTACACGGGCACCGCGGGCCAGGCCGAGGGCGCGATCAACCTGATCCTGAACCCCAACCGCGTCACGCTCGAGATGTGGCGGTACCTGCTCAACTGGATCGGCCCGCAGCTCGGCATGGACGCGGAGGCCAGCCCCAACTACGGCGTGTTCGACCTGGTGGACGTTACGATCCCGCACCCGAGCCTGTTGTCCCCGGCGTACCCGGCCGCCGTGGGCGCGCGGCACCTGACGAGCTCGATGATCTACCGGGACACGTTCCGGGGGCTGATGAGCCAGTTGTTTCCGGGGAGCGTGCCGGCGTGCAGTAACGGTGTGATCCCCACGTACATGTTCCGCGGCACCCATCCCGTCACGGGCAAGGGGTACGTTTCGATGGAGTGCATCGCGGGCGGCGGGGGCGGCCGGCCGGACGCCGACGGCATCGATGCCCTGTGCCCCAACGCGAACCTCATCATCGCGCCCGTTGAGTTCCTTGAGACGACGTACCCGCTGCTCGTCGAGCAGACGGCGCTGCGCCGGGACACGGCGGGACCCGGCCGGTTCAGGGGCGGAGCGGGCGTCATCCGGTCGTTCGAGCTGCGCGCGCCCGAGGCCTATCTGTCATGGCTCGACGATCGCCAGACGCACCCCGCCTGGGGACTCGACGGCGGCCGGCCGGGCGTCCCCGGCGACGCCTACCTCGTTCGGGGCGGACGGACGTTCCGGCTGCCGACCAAGTACGACAACCTCCGCCTCGAGCAGGGCGATCGGATCGTCGTGCGCACCGGGGGCGGCGGGGGGAACGGCTGCCCGTGGGAGCGCTCGCCCGCGCTCGTCGCGCGCGACGTGCTGCGCGGTTTCGTCTCCGTCGCGAAGGCGCAAGAGGAGTACGGGGTGGTGTTCTTGGGAGACGAGCTTCGGGTGGACGACGCCGCGACTGAGGCGCGCCGCCGGGAACTCGCGCGGCGTCCCGTCGAACGCGTCGATCGCGGCACGGTGCTCGGCGGGCCTCCGCCAGGACGACTCCTCGAGGTGGACGGAATCCCGGAGCGGCCGTAG
- a CDS encoding hydantoinase/oxoprolinase family protein, whose protein sequence is MERKRDLRIAADVGGTFTDLVMVREGTGETYIAKTRTTPADPAVGLMTGVRQLLAIADAAPGDVSHLLFASTVATNAVLQLAGARIGLIVTKGFRHILEIGRANIPGRLTNELRYRRPERLVPIERIREADERCLADGTVLRALDEGAARGAIRELLAADVECIAVVLLHSYANPAHERRIRDLVAEQSAQTAVTLSSDVLPEYREYERTMTTVLNAYVMPAMARAVRGVERRLREDGLSPALAVVRSDGGLMSADAVVRQPVNTVLSGPAAGVSGAAFVARLAGYPNAISLDMGGTSTDVSLAAGGTARIRADTFIGEYPVKVPITDVVTIGAGGGSIAHLTSTGALHVGPRSAGAEPGPVCYDQGGEDVTVTDANLVLGRLPAVLAGGAVMLNVERARAAMHALAARVGIEPLALAEGILRIANEKMLGALRVVSVQRGYDPRDFVFIPFGGAGPVHSGDLCRLLGIRTAVIPPTPGVLSAVGALVSDIVCVFGRTRIQPVARLAFDEVNAAVAALGDEAQAWLDAEHIGPDARTLAFSADLRYVGQAYEVAVPVPERLAPPGLAATIEAFHAEHRRLYGFDWRGHVPVEMVALKVTGRGRVAPVRIAGGPSGDARVGDARTGARPVRFDGRFLTTPCYDRGRLARGARIPGPAIVEQLDCTSVILPGQTARVDASLNLVVEEG, encoded by the coding sequence GTGGAGCGCAAGCGGGATCTGCGGATCGCGGCGGACGTCGGCGGCACGTTCACCGATCTGGTGATGGTGCGCGAGGGAACCGGCGAGACGTATATCGCCAAGACGCGGACGACCCCGGCGGATCCCGCTGTCGGCCTGATGACCGGCGTGCGCCAGCTCCTCGCGATCGCAGACGCCGCTCCCGGCGACGTCTCCCATCTGCTGTTCGCGAGCACCGTGGCGACGAACGCGGTGTTGCAGCTCGCGGGCGCGCGGATCGGCCTCATCGTCACGAAGGGGTTCCGACACATTCTCGAGATCGGCCGCGCGAACATCCCCGGCCGGCTGACGAACGAGCTCCGGTACCGGCGGCCGGAGCGGCTCGTCCCGATCGAGCGCATCCGCGAGGCCGACGAGCGGTGCCTCGCGGACGGCACCGTGCTGCGGGCGCTCGACGAAGGGGCCGCCCGCGGCGCGATCCGCGAGCTCCTCGCCGCGGACGTCGAGTGCATCGCCGTCGTGCTGCTCCACTCCTACGCGAATCCCGCGCACGAGCGCCGCATCCGCGATCTTGTGGCGGAGCAGTCGGCCCAGACGGCCGTGACGTTGTCCTCCGACGTCCTGCCGGAGTACCGGGAATACGAGCGGACCATGACGACGGTGCTGAACGCGTACGTCATGCCCGCGATGGCGCGGGCGGTGCGCGGCGTGGAGCGGCGGCTGCGGGAAGACGGTCTGTCGCCGGCGCTCGCGGTCGTCCGCTCGGACGGTGGGCTGATGAGCGCGGACGCGGTCGTGCGGCAACCGGTCAATACGGTGCTCTCCGGCCCGGCGGCCGGGGTCAGCGGGGCCGCGTTCGTCGCGCGGCTGGCCGGATACCCGAACGCGATCTCGCTGGACATGGGCGGCACGTCCACCGACGTCTCGCTTGCCGCGGGCGGCACCGCGCGGATCCGCGCGGACACGTTCATCGGTGAGTACCCGGTGAAGGTGCCGATCACCGACGTGGTCACGATCGGGGCGGGGGGCGGGTCGATTGCGCACCTGACGTCCACCGGCGCCCTGCATGTCGGCCCGCGCAGCGCGGGCGCCGAGCCCGGCCCCGTCTGCTACGATCAGGGCGGCGAAGACGTGACCGTCACGGACGCCAACCTCGTCCTCGGCCGCCTGCCCGCCGTCCTCGCCGGCGGCGCCGTCATGCTCAACGTGGAGCGCGCGCGCGCCGCGATGCACGCGCTCGCCGCGCGGGTCGGCATCGAACCGCTCGCGCTCGCCGAGGGGATCCTCCGCATCGCGAACGAGAAGATGCTCGGCGCGCTGCGCGTCGTTTCGGTCCAGCGGGGCTACGACCCGCGCGACTTCGTGTTCATCCCGTTCGGCGGCGCCGGGCCGGTGCACTCCGGTGACCTCTGTCGGCTCCTCGGGATCCGCACCGCGGTGATCCCGCCCACGCCCGGCGTGCTGTCGGCCGTCGGAGCGCTCGTGTCCGACATCGTGTGCGTGTTCGGCCGGACGCGGATCCAACCGGTCGCCCGGCTCGCGTTCGACGAGGTCAACGCCGCGGTGGCCGCGCTCGGCGACGAAGCGCAAGCGTGGCTCGACGCCGAGCACATCGGACCGGACGCGCGCACGCTGGCGTTCAGCGCGGACCTCCGGTACGTGGGGCAGGCGTACGAGGTCGCGGTGCCGGTTCCGGAGCGCCTCGCGCCGCCGGGGCTCGCGGCGACGATCGAGGCGTTCCACGCGGAGCACCGTCGGTTGTACGGGTTCGATTGGCGCGGGCACGTCCCGGTCGAGATGGTCGCGCTGAAGGTGACCGGGCGCGGCCGCGTCGCCCCGGTGCGGATTGCCGGAGGGCCGTCCGGCGACGCGCGCGTCGGGGACGCCCGGACCGGCGCGCGTCCGGTGCGCTTCGATGGACGGTTCCTGACCACCCCGTGCTACGATCGCGGGCGTCTCGCGCGCGGTGCGCGCATCCCGGGGCCGGCGATCGTCGAGCAGCTCGACTGTACGAGCGTGATACTCCCGGGGCAGACGGCGCGGGTGGACGCGTCGCTCAACCTCGTCGTGGAGGAGGGATGA